The Sporosarcina sp. Marseille-Q4943 genome includes the window ACGAAGCTTGCGTTTGTTGTTGGTTGTTTCGATTTTTGTTTGCCATGGATTTTCACCTCCGTAACCAATATGATGTTCAAAGCACCCCGTTTTATTCTAGAATTCCTTTTAGGAAGTTGTTGGTTTTTTTCAGTTCGTCCCAAACTTTTATAACCGGGACCGCTTTTGGCAATGCCTCAACTTCTTCGTTTGTAAAAAACGTAAAGCCCTCAGGTGCTGCATCATCGGTTACCGCAAAATAACTTTTCATTTCCCACGTCAGATGGGAAAAGATATGTCTGAACTCGATCAATGGCGTAATCACTTCGACATTTATTCCAAGTTCGGCTTTCACTACTTTATCTAGAGAGCCCGCATTGTTTTCCACCATCGGAAACTCCCACATATTTGCCAAGAGCCCTTTTGACGGCCTTTGCGTCAATAACCATTTTCCTTCGGTATTCCTGATGGCGAAGGAAAGAATAGGCACTGTCTTCATCTTCACTTTTTTGGACTTCACCGGCAGTTCCTCCTGCCTTCCTTCGTGGAAAGCTGTGCAGAAATCACGAACCGGGCATAAAAGGCATTTCGGTCGTGGCGTGCAAATTGTAGCCCCGAGCTCCATCAGACCTTGATTGAACGACGATGGATCGTCTTTGTCAATTAACGCCATGACGACTTCCTCGAATAGTTTTCGCGTACGCGGAATCGCGATATCCTCTTCGATTAATAAGATTCGTGACAGGACTCTCATCACATTCCCATCGACAGCATGCTCCGGAACGCCGAAAGCGATGCTGAGCACGGCTCCTGCAGTATATGGACCGACGCCTTTCAATTTGGAAATGTCTTTCCGATTTTCAGGAATCCGGCTTCCGTACTCTTCTACAACTTCCTTTACGCCAGCCTGCAAGTTCCGCGCACGGGAATAATAGCCAAGCCCTTCCCACATTTTCAAGACATCTTCTTCCTTCGCATACGCCAAATCGGATAGCGTCGGAAATTTTTCAATAAAACGTTCATAATAAGGGATGACCGTTTCGACACGTGTCTGTTGCAACATCACTTCCGACACCCATATATGATAGGGATTTGACGTCCTTCTCCAAGGAAGATCCCTCTTTTCTTCCAAATACCATGTAATTAATGCTTTCCTAAATTCACTTTCAAGTTTCCGTTCAAATAATTGCATGAAGTCCTCCGTTTTGCATATGCTTTTCGTTAATGAAAAATAGGGTATATACTAAATGAATAAAGATTGCTCTGTTTTTGTTTTTGCCAATTCAGAGGCGGTGTAAAGGAGTGATTTTTTGGATACCGGAACACATATTGTCATGGGCGCCGCCGTTTGCGGTTTGACATTGGCGGATCCAGTCGTTGCCTCAGATTCAGTCACGATGACAGCGGTGTTTATCGGAGTCGTCTCAGGCTCTTTGATACCTGATGTCGATACTGTACTTAAATTGAGGAATAATGCGGTTTATATACGAAATCATCGCGGAATTACACATTCGGTGCCTGCGGTCCTGCTTTGGCCGCTTGTCATCTCGATTTTGCTGTCATTCCTTTTTCCCGAGGCAGCCTTCTATCATCTATGGGCATGGACTTTCTTAGCGGTGTTTTTGCACGTTTTCGTAGACATTTTCAACGCATATGGAACCCAGGCGTTACGGCCGTTTTCTAATAAATGGGTTGCCATTGGGGTTATCAATACGTTTGACCCGATCATTTTTGCGTTGCACATTATCGCAATTGTTGCATGGGCGTTCGGCGCAGAACCTGTTCTGACGTTCACGCTTTTGTACATTGTCGTTTTCTTCTATTATTTGTTGCGTTTTGCCGTCAAAGCAGCAGTCACACGTGCCGTACGCAATACGATTCCGGATGCCGAAGATATTTTCATCGCACCGACAATGCATTTCTTCCAATGGAGAGTTGCAGCGTCCAATAAGAAATGTCACTATGTCGGAAGAGCATATGGCCGTTCTGTCAATATATACGACAAGTTCGAACGCGAGCCAATGCCGAACTCACCTTATATCGATGCAGCGATGGAAGATAAGAACATCCAGGCATTCGTGTCTTTTTCACCAATCTATAGATGGTCAGTTTCTTATGTCGGACATTTGTATGAAGTACGCCTCATCGATTTGCGCTATCGGAGCAAGAGCTATTATCCGTTCGTCGCTGTCGCACACATTAATGAAGAAATGGAAGTCATCAATTCGTACACAGGATGGATATTTTCGGAGGACAAACTCCGTAAAAAACTCAATTTCATTCCTAATTCATAAACAAAAGCGGAGGGCGCCTGCTCAGAGACGACGGGCATAAGGCAAATATACGCGCTCTTTGCCACGCAGTATATTTGTCTTATGACCCCGAGGCTCTGGCGCCAGGAGTCTAGACGTAAACAACAAGTAAAAGCTTGCCGGATTTCGGCAAGCTTTCTTTTTATTTGCCCGTTTTTACCGATTGCAACATTGCAATTGGCAGCGCCTCTTCCGCACGTTCGCCGCCTAATCGGTATCCCCATGCAAAGCGGCCTTTCAAGTAGTCGACGTGGAAAAAGACTCCTTCATCCCCTTCGATTCTGTAGATTTCCCCGGGAATGATTGTTGACGGGTCGATCATATATGATTTCGCCATAAGCGCCTTACGTTGGTAGACGGCAAACTCATTGATCATGCCCAATTGCTCCGCCTTGCGTGCTTTTTCCATCAGGCTGCCGATTTCCGAACGCAACTCGTGTTCATTCATTTCACTATATTTTTTAGTCTCCATCTTCTTCGTTCTCCTTTTTTTCGATGAAACTGTCAATCCGTTCGAACGGAATCCCTTTTTGGTACATCGCTTGTTTGACACGATTCCGTAATTCATAGCCGGAATGCTTTAATTTGTATCTACGCCATGCTTTTTCGCCGACCGTACTAATTATTGAATCCCATTCATCTTCATCCCTGCCGAAATCGATTTCTTCCATGACACTGCTGATCAATTCAAAGGAGAAGCCTTTGCGGGCTAGCGCATTTTGGATTTTTTGCTTCAGTTGCGCCGGTGCAATATTGCGGTTTGAGCGGGCCGCCTTTTCGGCTAGCTTTTTAGCGACTGTAAATTGTTCTTCCTCTGAATAGTTTTCAAGCACTTGTTGCTGCAACTCCTTCCCGACCCCTTTTTTCTGCAGTTCTTGTTGGATCGCTTTTGGACCTTTGTTTGATGCGTTTTTCTGTGTTCGCATTAATGCTTCGGAAAAAGCCTCATCGTCAAGGAATCCAAGCCTTCTCAATTTGACGATTGCTTCGAGGACGACGGCTTCTCCGAATTCCAATTCCATCAGTTTCTTTTTCACTTCGAATTCGCTACGCATTCGGAAGGATAGGTAATGGAGCGCGCGATTGAATGCTTTTTCGATTTGGTCATCGTATGTGATTTCGTCCATCGACCATTCGTCGAGCTGCATTCCTTTTGTCAGTCCGAATTTGACGAGGACGGATTCATGGACGCTGAAGGCGTATGTTTCGTCTAGGAATATATTATAACGTTCGCTATCACGTTTTTGTTGTGTTATTTTCGTTATAACAGGCAAATCTTTTCGACCTCCCTTGCTATCTATCAGTATACATGTTCTGTTCGAGGAGGTCAGCTTTATAGAATTAAACTGGATTTCCGTTTCAGGCGGACGCTTTCCGCGGGCGGTCCGTGAGCCTCCTCGTCGCAAGCGACTGCGGGGTCTCACTTGGACACGCTTTTCCCGCAGGAGTCGCCGCCTTCCACTCCAATCCAAAATAAATATAACCATATATTAAATCACACGGAGGAGGCACAGGTATGAAAGTTGTTATTGCGGGTGGTTCTGGTTTTATTGGACAACATATTACAGATCTACTAGTAGAGAACGGTCATGAAATCATCATTCTTTCACGGAATGAAAAACCTGACAGCGAGAATTTGAAATATGTGCTTTGGCTGCAAGAGGGAGCTGTTCCGGAGAAAGTGATTGGCGAGCCGGATGTGTTTATTAACCTTGCTGGGGTCTCGATTAATGATGGACGTTGGTCGGAGGCCCATCAGAAGCGGATTTATGATAGCAGGATGGAAGCGGCGGACGAACTGATTCGAATGATAGGCAAGATGAATATCAAACCGTCTCTCTTCATTAATGCTAGCGCTATTGGAATTTATCCCGCTTCAGAAACCGCAATGTACACGGAGGAATCTACTGAAGTTGCGACAGACTTTCTTGGCAGGACGGTGAATGATTGGGAGAAAAAAGCGGCTACGTTGAACGACTTAGGGATACGGACCGTATACACCCGGTTCGGTCTCGTTCTTGGAAAAGATGAGGGTGCTTTGCCGCTCATGGTTTTGCCGTATAAAATGTATGTCGGCGGCAGAGTCGGCTCGGGACGGCAATGGGTTTCCTGGGTGCATGTGCGAGACGTAGCAAGAGCCGTTCTGCACGTTATGCAAAATGGCCAATTGGAAGGCGCGGTCAATGTCACCGCACCATTCCCCCTCCGGATGGATGAGTTCGGGAAAATGATTGGCGCCACTATGCGCCGGCCGCATTGGCTCCCTGTTCCATCCGCCGTCATGAAGCTAGCGCTTGGAAAAAAAAGCTCGCTTGTGCTGGAAGGGCAGTATGTGAAGCCTGAAAAGCTATTGGCGGACGGCTTTGAATTCGATTTTCCAATTCCGTCCTTGGCTTTGGAAAATTTGCTGTAAGTAAAAATGAGTATATTTCCTCTCCTTCCGCACATCCTACGCAAAAAGGAGAGTGCGATCTATGGTAGAACAACATGGCCCCGGGATTCTTATGGCTGCCTTCATCATCGTTGTAGGCATTTTATTTAATCCGTTTTCTGCTCAAGCCGAGGAATTCCATTGGGGATTCAAAAAAGCAACGAATGGAGTCCCTCCGAACGCGGGATCAGCTTTTGAATCGATGCTCGATAGACATGGTGCCATCTACAAAGGAAAGCCGGACGCAAAAATCGCCTATTTGACTTTCGATAATGGCTACGAAAACGGTTATACCGAAAAGATTTTGGATGCATTGAAAAAAGAGGAAGTCCCTGCGACATTCTTTCTGACGGGCCACTATTTGAAAAGCGCTGCCCCGCTTGTTCAGCGGATGGTGAAGGATGGACATGGAATCGGAAACCATTCCTATGATCATCCGAACATGGCGAATCTATCGGAAGCAAGAATGGAGGAAGAATGGAAGAAGTTCGATGAGCTCCTCTATAAGACGGCAGGAGTCGAGCGTACGGTTTACGCAAGGCCCCCTGAAGGCATTTTCAACGATGCCGTCTTGCGTAAAGGCAACGAGTTAGGTTACCGCCATATATTCTGGTCCGTCGCATTCATCGATTGGCATGCCAATAAGCCGCGCGGTCGAGACTATGCCTATAATGAGCTCATGAAGCAGCTGCATCCCGGAGCCGTCATTCTTATGCACACTGTGTCTCCCGATAATGCGGAAGCATTGCCGGACTTCATCCGCGATGCGAAGAAAGCAGGCTATGAATTCCGGTCGCTGGATGATCTCGTCCTTGAATATGAAAATGTCCATTCGATTTTGCGATGAACCCAAAAGCATCCCATACAATATTATTTGAATATGAGAAAACACAATTCAATTTAGAAACAGACCGCCAATTCTAATTAGAATAGCGGTCTTTTGGATTATGTAGTCAACATTTTCTTTAATATTGCCTTTAGCTATCCAGTGTAAAACCGTTGATTTCCGCTACAGACGGACGCTTTCCGCGGGGCGCGGGTGAGCCTCCTCGTTCGCTTCGCTACCTGCGGGGTCTCACCAATCGCGCTAAGTCCCGCAGGAGTCGCCGTCTTACACTCCAATCAACTAAGTGTCTGGTTTGTACAGCTATCGTGCCATATTGCTGAGTTCAATGATTATAGATTTACTCCACAAAATCCCCATGGATAAATTTATTCTCCCGATCAAATGTAATATTAATGCTTTTTGAAGTCAGTGGGTCCGAAGAATCAGCCACATGAAAGTGGATATGCGGTTCGCTGGAATTCCCTGAATTACCAACTAGTCCAAGCAGGTCACCCTTCTTAACCTTATCCCCTTCCTTTACTACAATCGACTGGTATTTGAAATGAACAAGATAACTGAATTCCTTATTCCCATGGTCAAGGATGACATAATTCCCCAAGGGCTGCTTCTTATTCATTCTACCAACCGGTTTATTATCCTTCACGCTATTTTCCACTTTAACAACCATTCCATCAGCCGGGGCCAAGTATTCCTTACCAAATGCATAATAGCTTTCGTTTAAGGTAGGATCTCCTTCATAGGTGCTCTTCTCATTCATTACCACAAAGTCGTAAGCATAGCGCTGGTTTTCATATGCATAATGGTAATTAACCAGGCTATTCGTACCTCCCCAAAACACAAACCACTTATCTTGAAAAGGAAAATCAAATACTGTTTCTGTATAGATGTTATCAGTTTCCGGATACATAGAGAGTGGCATAACCTGCAATCCTTGGATAATATCATCCTCATCAAAGATTGCCACCATCCCTTTAGAACCACTATCATCTGTCCAAATGTATTTCTTGGCGCCATTACCATAAGGGATTTCAGATTGTAATATATATATAGTAACGTCTTTATTAAATTCTTCACCTAACTCTTGAAACTGCTTCAAGGTAACTGCATCCTGAAACGCTTTGCTCGTCTGTCTGTACACCTTCTCATAGTCCCCATTTAGAAAAGCATTGGACAATTCGTTCGGCTTCAACATTTTCTCATCTTGAACAGAATCTTTTACCTTCTCCTCTTCAGTATTACAAGCGGTTAAGAAAGCCATTGAAAAAGTAACCAGTATTAAACAAAACCTCAAATACCTCAAGCATACCCCCTCCTTATAAACCATTAATTATGAAATACTACGTATCATTGAATAAAAAAGTTTCATAAACAAAGACTAAGGTTCGGATTGTATACTATAATTCAACATTCTTTGTGATCGCTTGAGTGGCCATTTTCAAATTCGGAACAATCATTGGAAGAACTATATATAAAACGCTCCGTTGCTTGGAGTGCAGGCGCCGACTCCTGCGGGAATAGCACGAGCCGAAGACCCTGGACGGAGCGAAGCGGAGGAAGCGGCTAAGGCCGTGCCCGCGGAAAGCGTGCGCCGGAACGGAAAGCAACCGTTAATCTTTGCTGCCTTTAAATAAAGATGCTTTTTCTTTTCATACCGTAAAGCGAGACGATAAACAACACGACGAACAGGATCGAGATGATGAGAAAATAGCTGACATTTTCGACGAACTCTAGGAAAAGCCCGCCTGTAAACGGTCCAGTAAGACTGCCAATGCTGAAGAAGATGCCGCAAAGCAAATTACCGGTCGGCAATAGATCCTTCGGAGTGAGGTCGGACATATATGAAATGCCGAGCGAGAAGATCGACCCAACAAAAACGCCTGCAATGAAAACGGTCAGCATGATGAAAGGGACTGAGTTCCCCACCAAACTCGCAGCCCAAAAGGCGATTGCTCCTCCCCCGTATGTTATCGGAAGGACCATTTGTCTTCCAAACTTGTCCGAAAGCATGCCGAGCGGCAACTGTGAAATGATGCCCCCTGTTGAAAAAATGGCGAGGATCATCGACACGGACGTGAGTTCTAAACCATTTCGCAGTGCATATACCGGGTACATCGCATTTAAAGAAGATTCCAGGAATCCGTAGCCGAACGGTCCTAAAAAAGCGATCCATGCAATCGCGATCGTGCTTTTCGACCGTTTCAAGAAGCTTCCGGCTTCCACATTCCCTTTCATCACTTCCGGGTAATCATTCTTTAACTTGAAGACGAGCAGCCATGCAGACATGCATAATAAACCTGAAACGATGAACGGCAGCCCTTCATGGACATTTACTAGCGGTGCAAAAAGCGGACCTACAGCAAAACCTAAGCTGAATGACAAGCCATAGATCGCAATATTCCTGCCTAATGTTTGTTGCTTCGATGTACTTGTTATCCACGTTTGTGTCGAAAAATGAAGGGCATGATCTCCGATGCCTATTAACAAACGGAGGATGAACCAAAAGACGACATTTTTCCACAATGGGAACATAAGCAATGATAAAAAGACGATAATGCCGCCTAATACGATGACGGGTTTGTAGCCATATTTACGCAATGGAGCTTCCATGAATGGGGACACGAGAAGCGTTCCTATGTATAAGCCTGTTGCATTCAGGCCATTTAATGCGCTCGAAATTCCATCCCGCTCGAAAATGGCGGAAATGAGAGGTAATAACATACCTTGGGAAAAGCCTGAAATCGAGACGATGATGACAAGAATCCAAAACCGCCGCTGTTCGGCAGTTGTTGTTGTACTCATAAGCAATACGCTCCTTAATCATGCGGAATACTCTATAATAGTAGCATAAGGAGGATTGATGTAAATGAAATTCGAAATGACTGAAAATGGATTTGAAACGGAGACTTCGTTCGGCAAGCTGCAAATTTCCTCGAATGACGAATACGGATTCCGTCCATACCAACTTTTAGTTTCATCCATCGCAGTATGCAGCGGAGGCGTTCTACGGAAGATCCTTGAAAGAAAAAGGTTGCCTGCAAAAAATATTAGCATCGAAGTGAAGGAAGTCGTCCGGAATGAGGAAGTTGCAAACCGTGTGGAAAAGATCCATCTTCATTTTCTAATTGAACGTGAAAAAATTGAAGATGAACAGATGAAGAAGATCATGCATGTAACGGCAAAGAACTGTTCAATGGTTCAGTCTGTCATTGATTCAATCGAGGTCGTCGAAACGTATGAATTTGTAGGATGAATGAATAAGGCCCAGTCCATATCTGATGTCAGAATACGGCTGGGCCTTTACTTATGAATAGAACCTTCACTTTCATTTTGCATATAATTCGTAGGCGTCTATCGGCTAGGGCCGTCAAACGTTCACGGATCCCCTCCTTTTCGTAAGGATTCGATTCGTCTCTACACTACGGCCTCCTTTTCCAAATGATTACTTGTAGTATAGCATGATATTTTTCTATTGTAAACATTTTGTTAAGCTGAATTTTCATTTTATTATTGAGCGCTTTGGCAACATTGAAAAAAGCATGCAACTCGTATACGATTACAATGATGAAAAGAGGTGTACTTCTTGGATAATAGGCAAAGCAATAATCATGTCGACGAGTTGAAAAGTCGTCTCCATCAATTTTTGGAGAAGCTTGAATCGATCGAGCCAGAAACGACTGACCTCGACGATATCGATCAACTAATCGATTTGATCGATGAACTGGAAAACCAAATGAATAAACTAAAAAAAGATCAATGATTTTCTAGGGGGAAATGAGAATGTACATAGAACAACTTGAGAAAAGCATGTATGATCTAATTTGCGAAACGTCTACAAATCTTCCGAAAGACGTCCGGCGCGCCGTAAAAGCAGCTAGAGAGCAAGAAGATGCCGGCACACGGGCTGCAATGAGTCTTGACACGATTGCAAAGAATATCAATATGGCAGACGACAAGCTATCCCCGATTTGCCAAGATACCGGCTTGCCGACATTCAAGATTAAAACGCCGATCGGAGTCAACCAACTGGTAATTAAGGGAGCCATTAAAAAAGCGCTCGTCCAAGCGACAAAAGATGGCAAACTGAGACCGAATGCAGTTGATTCGATAACTGGTGAGAATAGCGGGGACAATCTCGGCGACGGCCTTCCAGTCATCAAGTTCGAGCAGTGGGAAAACGAACATATTGAAGTGAAATTGATCCTGAAAGGCGGCGGCTGTGAGAATAAAAACATTCAATATAGCCTGCCGACGGAATTGGAAGGGTTAGGCCGTGCGGGCCGCGATCTTGACGGCATCCGCAAATGCATCCTCCATTCTGTATATCAA containing:
- the mutY gene encoding A/G-specific adenine glycosylase is translated as MQLFERKLESEFRKALITWYLEEKRDLPWRRTSNPYHIWVSEVMLQQTRVETVIPYYERFIEKFPTLSDLAYAKEEDVLKMWEGLGYYSRARNLQAGVKEVVEEYGSRIPENRKDISKLKGVGPYTAGAVLSIAFGVPEHAVDGNVMRVLSRILLIEEDIAIPRTRKLFEEVVMALIDKDDPSSFNQGLMELGATICTPRPKCLLCPVRDFCTAFHEGRQEELPVKSKKVKMKTVPILSFAIRNTEGKWLLTQRPSKGLLANMWEFPMVENNAGSLDKVVKAELGINVEVITPLIEFRHIFSHLTWEMKSYFAVTDDAAPEGFTFFTNEEVEALPKAVPVIKVWDELKKTNNFLKGILE
- a CDS encoding metal-dependent hydrolase, translated to MDTGTHIVMGAAVCGLTLADPVVASDSVTMTAVFIGVVSGSLIPDVDTVLKLRNNAVYIRNHRGITHSVPAVLLWPLVISILLSFLFPEAAFYHLWAWTFLAVFLHVFVDIFNAYGTQALRPFSNKWVAIGVINTFDPIIFALHIIAIVAWAFGAEPVLTFTLLYIVVFFYYLLRFAVKAAVTRAVRNTIPDAEDIFIAPTMHFFQWRVAASNKKCHYVGRAYGRSVNIYDKFEREPMPNSPYIDAAMEDKNIQAFVSFSPIYRWSVSYVGHLYEVRLIDLRYRSKSYYPFVAVAHINEEMEVINSYTGWIFSEDKLRKKLNFIPNS
- a CDS encoding YfhH family protein, producing the protein METKKYSEMNEHELRSEIGSLMEKARKAEQLGMINEFAVYQRKALMAKSYMIDPSTIIPGEIYRIEGDEGVFFHVDYLKGRFAWGYRLGGERAEEALPIAMLQSVKTGK
- the recX gene encoding recombination regulator RecX produces the protein MPVITKITQQKRDSERYNIFLDETYAFSVHESVLVKFGLTKGMQLDEWSMDEITYDDQIEKAFNRALHYLSFRMRSEFEVKKKLMELEFGEAVVLEAIVKLRRLGFLDDEAFSEALMRTQKNASNKGPKAIQQELQKKGVGKELQQQVLENYSEEEQFTVAKKLAEKAARSNRNIAPAQLKQKIQNALARKGFSFELISSVMEEIDFGRDEDEWDSIISTVGEKAWRRYKLKHSGYELRNRVKQAMYQKGIPFERIDSFIEKKENEEDGD
- a CDS encoding TIGR01777 family oxidoreductase, which translates into the protein MKVVIAGGSGFIGQHITDLLVENGHEIIILSRNEKPDSENLKYVLWLQEGAVPEKVIGEPDVFINLAGVSINDGRWSEAHQKRIYDSRMEAADELIRMIGKMNIKPSLFINASAIGIYPASETAMYTEESTEVATDFLGRTVNDWEKKAATLNDLGIRTVYTRFGLVLGKDEGALPLMVLPYKMYVGGRVGSGRQWVSWVHVRDVARAVLHVMQNGQLEGAVNVTAPFPLRMDEFGKMIGATMRRPHWLPVPSAVMKLALGKKSSLVLEGQYVKPEKLLADGFEFDFPIPSLALENLL
- a CDS encoding polysaccharide deacetylase family protein, which translates into the protein MVEQHGPGILMAAFIIVVGILFNPFSAQAEEFHWGFKKATNGVPPNAGSAFESMLDRHGAIYKGKPDAKIAYLTFDNGYENGYTEKILDALKKEEVPATFFLTGHYLKSAAPLVQRMVKDGHGIGNHSYDHPNMANLSEARMEEEWKKFDELLYKTAGVERTVYARPPEGIFNDAVLRKGNELGYRHIFWSVAFIDWHANKPRGRDYAYNELMKQLHPGAVILMHTVSPDNAEALPDFIRDAKKAGYEFRSLDDLVLEYENVHSILR
- a CDS encoding M23 family metallopeptidase produces the protein MRYLRFCLILVTFSMAFLTACNTEEEKVKDSVQDEKMLKPNELSNAFLNGDYEKVYRQTSKAFQDAVTLKQFQELGEEFNKDVTIYILQSEIPYGNGAKKYIWTDDSGSKGMVAIFDEDDIIQGLQVMPLSMYPETDNIYTETVFDFPFQDKWFVFWGGTNSLVNYHYAYENQRYAYDFVVMNEKSTYEGDPTLNESYYAFGKEYLAPADGMVVKVENSVKDNKPVGRMNKKQPLGNYVILDHGNKEFSYLVHFKYQSIVVKEGDKVKKGDLLGLVGNSGNSSEPHIHFHVADSSDPLTSKSINITFDRENKFIHGDFVE
- a CDS encoding MFS transporter, translating into MSTTTTAEQRRFWILVIIVSISGFSQGMLLPLISAIFERDGISSALNGLNATGLYIGTLLVSPFMEAPLRKYGYKPVIVLGGIIVFLSLLMFPLWKNVVFWFILRLLIGIGDHALHFSTQTWITSTSKQQTLGRNIAIYGLSFSLGFAVGPLFAPLVNVHEGLPFIVSGLLCMSAWLLVFKLKNDYPEVMKGNVEAGSFLKRSKSTIAIAWIAFLGPFGYGFLESSLNAMYPVYALRNGLELTSVSMILAIFSTGGIISQLPLGMLSDKFGRQMVLPITYGGGAIAFWAASLVGNSVPFIMLTVFIAGVFVGSIFSLGISYMSDLTPKDLLPTGNLLCGIFFSIGSLTGPFTGGLFLEFVENVSYFLIISILFVVLFIVSLYGMKRKSIFI
- a CDS encoding OsmC family protein, which codes for MKFEMTENGFETETSFGKLQISSNDEYGFRPYQLLVSSIAVCSGGVLRKILERKRLPAKNISIEVKEVVRNEEVANRVEKIHLHFLIEREKIEDEQMKKIMHVTAKNCSMVQSVIDSIEVVETYEFVG
- a CDS encoding SE1561 family protein, translated to MDNRQSNNHVDELKSRLHQFLEKLESIEPETTDLDDIDQLIDLIDELENQMNKLKKDQ